The sequence aactgtcagggtggtcaaatattggaataaattgccaagggaggtggtggaatctccctgtctggagatatttaagaacaggttagatagacatctgtcagggatggtgtagacggagcttgatcctgccttgagggcggggggctggactcgatgacctctcgaggtcccttccagtcctattattctatgattctatgattctatgattctgcaaaaaggccgaccgatcttgtgcaaaaaggggcttttgcctaaaaagaaaacatccacatggcttgtttttgtgtgttcttgcgaaaaaacttgtggcgcgtctacactctacgtgtgttcttgcagaagtaaatttgcagtaaagcatcagagaacagggctccttgcacaggagttattcctctcccgacgatgactaagccccctttgtgcaagagctgttgtgcaagaaggcagcgtggacgggcaccaggggcttcttgagcaagacacttttatggctaaaatgaccatcagagctttcttgcacaagagagcgttcacactgccatggacgctcttgtgcaaaagcccatggcagggtggaggcactcttgcacgagaccttttgcgcaagaactccggcgtgaaacagctctcgtgcaagaagcctgcagtgtagggcagggagcagcctatgagggagggggagggacccctagtaatggctcaaacttcccaggggggtgtccagaggcaggacatttgcctggcagggtgggggggggcggtgacctcacaggggctttgggcagccctcagcatataaggcaaagggcaggtggggaggtgatgacctcacagagggacccacatctcaggctgataaaagcggggggcgggcccaggggactttggagacccccggttgctttagctctggtgcgtctcctcctcacggttccttcgcgttctgtgagttccacatcccgacacctttgtgacgaaggtaagagcccccaggggttggatcccgcccggggccggctgggttccaggcaggcccagccctcggtcaagggccagaaggtgattcctcacctgggctgcgtccttagcgccactggggctttctcctggttggtttcccttttcctccatccccccacatttctgctctgttcttgcctcctctgtgaccttcccttgctgcctcccccagcttgggacccaacagactagctgaaggacggggggtggtttgcaggagccgtggggtgggggatgcagcccccattgtggggactggggaggtggggctggaacaagtctatgccggtgtctttggggagaacgctccaccccccacaccttagattctcccctgattggccaagaaggggctgttgatgggcaggagactcgtggaatgaggagtaacggtagtttgaactaggaagcctagttcgaactacctagttcgtgccccgtgtagccgcgctgcacggggttcgaacgagcggggttttaaaaatggcggctccccgcttatgcaaatgaagcccgggaaattcaaatcccgggcttcatttgcaagtgcggtatgcctacattaccctcctagttcgaactagcggggtagtgtagacataccctcaggtccttgcagtgcctgtgcaagaccgaaccgataagcaaggggccatttgggggctgggggcagtcgctctggggagctggaacccctggatttcgttcatcaggctgcgccccaagctcccctttgctcccctcatttgcagcatggccaaacgttttcggctgtggttcaagaaagccctgaagatggccccagggtcggtggggagcagcttctccgtccccgtgggcggggaagctggatcccaccagctcggggcgactcgcccaccggccaggcccccccggacctggctccagaggcggctgggcaggcgggacccagcccagtgggggagccgggtagggtggctccggggcctcctctgtggagagaaacacctgccccgggagcccagcccccattaccaccagggggcatcgccctgcccggcccccggggacctgccagtctctgggagcccccagcccgtcgctccccgcaccagcccctgcagctgtgggtccaggtccgtcagcagcagcgcctgggcctccagctgcagccgggccacctcccgtagccgctcagacccaggtgaggggccgtgaacacgctgggcccaggggctcacccagtacccgggggggggaggggcagccccagtgtctgccccgcaccctgggcaatggatgggggcgtgggctgcttggctctcttgttcctggtgggggctctgctgagagcattggcagatgtgagggtggaagggggatgggtccctgcgaggggcgtgtggggcccaacctgccctgggtccctgacatgggggcgcgtgacccctgctggccgctggagtcaccctggtcccttccctcccgcacagagcccccctgcgcctcggcggagctctgccaggagcgggtgaactcccgggtggaggaaggggccatctacgacatcgaagagcagctccacacccgggacacggtaggaaccttctccacacgggggggacccgagattgtccggccccttcacagcacgtccccccctccgggaggggcttgtccctggggatccccctggggccccttctcctgcatgacctgggccccccaagctgggggctcttgtcatgcaccagctgggcccccacaagcctgaggcagcagttggggggggagtgtgggtgcttggacaaccggcagctcccacctccactcctgggaggcctgagccctgcagctgtccgtggggggcaggcaggccccaggctcacagactctctctggggtgcagagcccagtcgccctgcagcggttcctcttggccatccccctcgcctgcctcgccgccctccaaaggggcgaggacaccctggcgccgcgctgctgcaaggacaccatgatggccaggatcgttgtaagcgagtcgcggcggccgggaggaggggaggggatacgtggggtggacaggggtctgcctgggccatggcggcgggtgggggtgctggaaacgggatgggtggagccaggagggctggaggtggacatggggagggtgggtggggatgctggaggagggagggacacagaaatggggcaggtctggggtgccggacaggaagggggattcgggacagggaggggtctccccgggccatggggggctggaagggagccgagcgggctgctggggatgcgcctggggagcagggatgaggaggttcagaggctggtcaccagggcagggaggggcaggagacggcctggggacaaggattgagctggtcccggtttgggaggggggtgctgggaggggccctgtgccgggcaggggggctacagggcagcgggaggcagtggggttggatcctgctgggtgggggcgctggccgcgtgagcgtctcttgggggcccagcctcacatgcccctttttccccttgggtctcacaggagatcatggaggactcgccccccccgctggtcttggccgactgcctcaacgccgcctgcagcctcaggtaccgacccccccgccccccgccgactccccccagagcagatcccctggccagggagcgggaaagtctctgtctcctgctgctgaattaacagcctctgcccctctctcctgccagcaccttgcagcctcccctgcgggcccagctcctgagccccctgctgacggcggccgtgggacagacagtgtctggggactggcagcaggagcccatccacacgcaggtacgtccctccgggccctgctcccgggctgggctggagctccagagagggggggggggggcagagggagggaagaagctgcaggtttggatccttccctccagggttcccgttgctctcccggggggcccgtcccatccatgcccagcctgggctcctccctgctctgcgaggcggctcagaccctgctcaaggctgcaccccggagccagcgggtggcctggatcccccaacccctctctgacccagggctcccccttgtcttgcagcagttcatccgggcccttccctacgacctccaggccctactggcgagcctcctcgccgagtccccagacaccgcccggctgcagctcataatggaggtgagccccgtgggggggacggggccattgtccctgcttcctcggggggccgagagaggagcagtgtcagtggctggggggggcacagtccgagaggagccccaggctctgcccagaaccggcacctccctacgggtcctgacctgcctctttcccccccagcacctgagcccgtggctggagtcccgcctgccccaggagcgagccagggcccttggcagcaccacggccctgctgggagtcgccaccaccctcccggggtttgacgtaagtgacctcggagccgggggttctggggctgcagggcgcggggctgggagcgtccccgggaggcagaggcaggccgggaatgggccgggaatgggccgcgttctcctttccccggggaggggcgaccctgggcccttcaggggggctcttgagggactgggccccagactggggagtggccgtcagtggatccccttgttccacccccggagtgacccttcagtcggggccattgctcagggttgtctcctcgcaaggccggccccgccccgccccgggaggtgtctctgtccgtcccccgagctcagacccgcctcggcggccgtttgcatgggacgtgcagccccaggatgctgagggaccccccctcttctctcccctcagaactccgccgactggccgaggatgggtcaccacgtggcccagctgggcctttttatttcggacccatccgaagacgtcagccggctggcccgggagggggtgcacagcctgtatcaactcctcctgcaccacaggggtaaggaacccagccgggacctgggccccagggacaccctgagggtgccggcggcggggggaggggacccagcccttttcccccagactggcccaaggggggatgcgtccctctgtgttccccttctgccccctgtgcccctccatttgcccagggatgcctgcagggacccgtgggaggggaagggctcagacctgccaccAGAAtcaccctgttgtgtctcttgcaggcctcaacatccaccaggcagaggacctgtggtgcagacactactacaaagaaagatgggtcctggctcacagcaacagcgtgagggtgggagaggtaaggacgcgctgccagggcagggcagggctcgggggtggggctggctggggccctcgtgggggtaggagggtcttgggggcaggaggaagctgtgacctggggcaggggttggggtgccgggtgaggagagcgtctgggtgcagggtctggaagggagtttgggggaggaggaagctgttttagccccaggagttggggccgggctctgggccgtcagctgaaacctcctgtgctcttgattccaggtctttgggcagctctttacaccagagcaggagaactgctttttggacaaggctctgctcgctgcccgctcccccctgcggcgccccagccaggccgggctggtcctggcccacgccctgcatgggcaggcccatcagctcctggaatacatggtgagcagccggagcagatcaggagagtggggcagggccagggtctccttcccatcccctcagggagtcccccgcccctttcctcaggctgcccccaccccacgtccctgctggcagaatccctcctgcccctgcgagcgtccctgggggtgggggaggctctgaacacagaaactgtcctaggaggcgggagggggccgaggtgtcaggagctctgggggggggggtcaggagctcaccctgcgggcctgacggggggtgaccagagagcaggggggaggagggtggaaatgctggggggccagttcccctgagtccccagggatgaatgtgacggattctgcttcccttgcagcaggaagacacccagtgagagcagcaagagctgaggagccagcagctgcgtccccctccccccaaccctcccaattgtattgaattgtatttacattctcattaaacaatgtttcaaaaaacatttggatcaggcttggtcaataatttgtaatggggggcccattttggcaactgatcaagggccacatttctaccgagggctttggggtctgggacggggcggttgggtgcagaagggagcttagggggggagcctgggtgcgggggggggtatgatctggggcggtggataggggtgcagggtccaggagggggtatgggcgcaggagaggactctggcctgggggaggggctctagaggggtgcagggtcagggagggagctgtgacctgggtgaagggggagcagagggtttgggggagggggtgcgggtaccagagaggagtctggcctgggggaggggtgtcggggggtgcagggtcagggagggagctgtgatctgagggaatgggggacgcaggttcaggtggtcgcctgggacaggcagtcggggaggggacgtgggcgccaggggcaggctctggctgaggaggtgcctgctctgacaatttctcggaccggcgggatgagaaacaaggatcgtgcagggagatggggatgactaggaagcgaatccaggtgtggggggaatatcctgggttggagggtcagtcgatacccccgcctgccactgtctgccggggctctgcccgcaagatggaaccaacagctgagtttgcttttctgccccgtcgtctgcacaaaaggcccagagcagcctcctgctatcttggaggaaaggggccaaagttcaggaagcaggtgccaggctgggctggaatccgcgagcgccgcttttgctttgcccttcctggaagctgggctgcaggtgagtggcggtttcatctccgctcttggggtgtttcttgtgggttccgagtgtggatctgagaggggctgcgcaggggcagtgtcatgaacgtgctgtaagcgttatagccccttctgcgcaggctggctccagcctcccgtctgtctccaagcccagggggagaggcgggaggccagcagcatggcctagtggagggggcagggggttgggcgtaagaactcccgggttctaatctaatgccacctagtgactaaggcacagagttgtgtgctagaccccttgctcctcaattctgcgctcactctcgcgctggtgaccttggagaggcctttcaggtctccctttccctgtccatcaaaggcaggcaagtgcgatgtaatgccctggagcaagtgctttgggacgtgtcgcacaagtgtgcctggctcacaagcgtgtcagcacaggtgtgtaaaagcgtgacgaaggctttgagatcgatgccgaaggcgtgtgaggctgtggctggccaagtgacagggaaatgaaaggtcagagtttggtcagttagattttatggtaatacactgagacgaagcactttgggcgtataaacaataatgtctttccaagtgcgttagttcaagccgtgtcctaggagccaagaggtgagacaaacatgcttggtcctgtctcggtgcaggggtggactagatcagtgcttctcgaccagtggtacgagtccccttaaaggtactcaagagatgtctgggggacacgtcaacacaactgaaatttggagaaaactgaattttagttttcagtttgacagcgctttattctttttgtaccttttacacccaaaaatgccatcgcccgcccggctacgatgcagttgtttaaacaaatgtgttgcaacggtagaaaaaaattgtgtgtgtctgaaaactgtaggtactgggggtacttacacatttttttttaaagggggtacattataaaaaaagtttgctaggagttatagcgcaactgagaaaagaacagattaaaacacagacaattgcattcctgggattcagtttaaagttatagtggggagaggaggggatatggatttagcacagaggagtttaaccaaacaacaaaacaaaaaaataacctgatcgcatctaaataaacattctctatctactcaagtatccacacttccaaggtccagtccaattctaggcccaggtattcttttttttaggcatgatgtccctgcccagttcaattcatcctcccccccccccatccccttccacagctccaggattaaactaacaaaaaaaacagcagacagattcccttttaatgcagatctgaactctttcttctcactggtgctcctggctccctgccaacactttctagctagctaggtttaaccctttagtcactgaatactgggatgttcagaaaagaacagtgggcctcccatccatcacagaagcgagacagcctctttactcctgctcaagcgtttcctgtttatacatcccagaattacaatagctttttaagccccaacgccacaataggagctcatgttctgctgattacccaccatgacctctacatctcttttccccgccctgcaagtctggcccacagaaccatgggaagtggcataggctagcctgggccagggcaaaggaacatgtgggcctttctcttctccatctctccctctgcattgcacagcagggcgcaggagtgccagggggctctgtggacgctgtttggcttaatgccagcgaaagcagggtctacaggagtacttacgggctcctagtgttaagagctgtgatgtggttgcctcagcagcgtggctcagtgcttctgttcttggagctctggtgttatcagtggtcagtgcaggtaacgcagcctgctcctgctgcagatctcgctgttatgcacaaagaccaaccacagacaccgtctggtgacagaggcacttggccaggtttatagccgtgtagtcacagatctagtgccctggatttgcggttacgcgtgcaccaactcatgagtgccccaggacgaggagcaagtcagtcagtaagtctctgttgtcccttcggccatgcaaagggggtaaggccaggcaccccaatatttatagcctaaaataaacttgtgtggtttcggacatttgtttgctccctccccttgtacctagtaccttgaaccgaaaaatattagcggagacactgttgagcatccactgcggatgcgctcggtgaggctaatcttcgtgttttacctcatccccgttgcagggttccagaccaaggaggatatctactgcctcgctttagcgaaggccctgtacactgtgcccacgccagtgactgctgggttttatgcaccatggggacattgcaaaaacctgctcttacacaaaatcaagggtgagtactgccccggggaacgtaagacggggaaggaaccttgtggggatggggattagtggatgacaactatctccaaagagccagagccacccgtactcatttgccgattatgcaatcgcataggggacctgaaaatttggagcagcactgggttttcatgtccactccacccacctgcctcttcctatccatggtctgtggctctgcttcctccagcagcagaagttctagaagatctagttaatttacaagtgacaaagtctgctcgagctactagcagaacatcgacgacatggtaatgaagccatttaacaggcatttgccaacctctgctaaatgtttgctgaatttactgtgagaatcgacaggaccttagtttaaaatgtgtttgtttattagtgtgtggatgaggattataaaatcacatcgctaaaaattcaacatccatctgggctgctgttgggcagatgggtaccagtttaatagtacggcgtaggatcccatcaatcctaaggatggctttgccaagagctacccattcttgattgcttcccagaagggagggattgtgaaactggaagacccttcaggaggagagatttaaggcactgccaggtacctaacatatcttcctcttttatctcagagaacatggaaaacgaatcgaagaagaaagaccaggaggaatttcagcggacgcagaagatgcagcgtgacaacactggccgggatctactcaagctcctgttactcatgatcttctaccggccggtcctgacggagcagcagaagtggagaaggaacgtgaaacacgtcttcatccatttcagcgcctgggagtacgcgggctgcgaccagctctgggcaggcctcattaccacactgtgcgacggcatcgaaagccactttggtctcctacccatgagcatttacaggaccatagacaggaaatgtagcatcatcgaaagaccaggggatcaggaatgggttagcaagaagttcctcttcctcccgctgtgggtggctgtgatccttttgatcatggtagctattgaggtgggtggtctcctcctagtgtttgggatccccatcggggatgcctcgggagacgccatagctgtcgtggaaggcattggggtgacggctgtcagcgtctctgcagcagctgccacacggctcactatcacagtggtacgaaacattatcgtcacccagaagagccagctggagagacagatgaaccagacggctctcagcgcacagctgggcttcatgagctgcgtgaaaagcgaagtcaggacaatcactgggttcctgaagtacgtggagatcttccagcggcggaagctgcgggtggtgctggagatcacccacttggatacatgcagccctgacaaggtggtgggcgtccttgatgccatgaacattctcctctcagacgatgacgcccctttcatctccatcctggctgttgactccagcatcattgtcgactgcgtggaaagctccaagtatatgagaggtatggccaacaacggctacgagttcttaaaccgcatcgtcaccctgcccttctctgtccctcggatggactgcgacaccaagcggaggctgatcaggaatatcatcgcgcgcaaggagcagctagaggcagaggtcggcttccggcaggatggcaagatggaagccagctctgacttcctcaacatctctcgctaccattcggccaaccacgatgccc comes from Pelodiscus sinensis isolate JC-2024 chromosome 33, ASM4963464v1, whole genome shotgun sequence and encodes:
- the LOC142823410 gene encoding maestro heat-like repeat-containing protein family member 7 is translated as MMARIVEIMEDSPPPLVLADCLNAACSLSTLQPPLRAQLLSPLLTAAVGQTVSGDWQQEPIHTQQFIRALPYDLQALLASLLAESPDTARLQLIMEHLSPWLESRLPQERARALGSTTALLGVATTLPGFDNSADWPRMGHHVAQLGLFISDPSEDVSRLAREGVHSLYQLLLHHRGLNIHQAEDLWCRHYYKERWVLAHSNSVRVGEVFGQLFTPEQENCFLDKALLAARSPLRRPSQAGLVLAHALHGQAHQLLEYMQEDTQ
- the LOC142823335 gene encoding NTPase KAP family P-loop domain-containing protein 1-like, with protein sequence MRSVRLIFVFYLIPVAGFQTKEDIYCLALAKALYTVPTPVTAGFYAPWGHCKNLLLHKIKENMENESKKKDQEEFQRTQKMQRDNTGRDLLKLLLLMIFYRPVLTEQQKWRRNVKHVFIHFSAWEYAGCDQLWAGLITTLCDGIESHFGLLPMSIYRTIDRKCSIIERPGDQEWVSKNFSFQLFALS